The Bacillota bacterium genome contains a region encoding:
- a CDS encoding 4Fe-4S binding protein yields MRTTILGRTGIEVTEFCFGALPMGPTQADIPLHAASELIRKALNEGINFIDTAEGYKTYPHIREALKGFEGKAVIATKSPVSSYEDMQRSVQMALDELQLPCIDIFHLHAPRATRTVFAERAGAFQCLIDYKEKGKIRAVGISTHVVETVYAALERSDIDVIFPLINKAGLGIIDGTVEDMARAIRAAAEAGKGVYAMKALAGGHLIDDVEDALNFVRNLPGVMSVAVGVVSLQELEYDLRVFRNQVVPEELKARCRRETKKLVIIRNACRGCGTCVETCPNGALYLEGDKVSVDRERCILCGYCNPVCPEFALRLA; encoded by the coding sequence ATGAGAACCACAATACTAGGTCGCACAGGCATCGAGGTTACTGAGTTTTGCTTCGGGGCTCTCCCGATGGGCCCCACTCAGGCCGACATACCGCTACACGCCGCATCCGAGTTGATTCGAAAGGCGCTCAACGAGGGCATTAACTTCATCGATACCGCCGAGGGCTACAAGACCTACCCCCACATCCGCGAAGCTCTAAAAGGGTTCGAAGGCAAGGCGGTCATAGCAACAAAGTCCCCAGTTAGCTCTTACGAGGATATGCAGAGAAGCGTGCAGATGGCCCTCGATGAGTTGCAGCTCCCTTGCATAGATATATTCCATCTTCACGCGCCACGGGCGACTCGCACCGTTTTCGCCGAGCGCGCCGGCGCTTTTCAATGCCTTATCGATTACAAGGAAAAGGGGAAGATAAGGGCCGTAGGCATCTCAACCCACGTAGTCGAGACGGTCTATGCCGCGCTCGAGCGGTCCGACATAGATGTGATCTTCCCGCTCATAAACAAGGCGGGTCTGGGGATAATTGACGGTACTGTGGAGGATATGGCCCGTGCCATCCGCGCTGCTGCAGAGGCAGGCAAGGGCGTCTATGCCATGAAGGCCCTCGCGGGTGGGCATCTAATCGATGATGTAGAGGACGCGTTGAACTTCGTCCGTAACCTGCCGGGTGTCATGTCCGTGGCAGTTGGCGTGGTGAGCCTGCAGGAACTGGAATATGACCTCAGGGTTTTCCGGAACCAGGTCGTCCCTGAGGAGCTCAAGGCCAGGTGCAGGCGGGAAACGAAGAAGCTCGTGATCATCCGAAACGCCTGTAGGGGCTGTGGGACGTGCGTGGAGACATGCCCCAATGGAGCGCTTTATTTGGAAGGCGATAAAGTATCGGTCGACCGCGAAAGATGCATTCTATGCGGCTACTGTAACCCTGTGTGCCCAGAATTCGCTCTGCGGCTGGCGTGA
- a CDS encoding DUF456 family protein — MAAIGMFLAIILFILGLAGTVLPVLPGAPLIWLGILIYGLFTGFAKLSLLFYLGQGLAVLLTVLVDYAGTAYGARRYGGSRAAIWGSAAGISVAPIFMGVPGFIIGPFLGAFIAEALAGRPINPAFRAAFGTLIGLVGSTILKLGIEIGMIVWFYWTVLR; from the coding sequence ATGGCTGCAATTGGCATGTTCCTCGCCATCATCCTCTTCATCCTCGGGCTCGCGGGTACGGTGCTGCCTGTGTTGCCCGGGGCGCCCCTAATATGGCTTGGAATACTCATATATGGCCTCTTTACGGGCTTCGCGAAGCTATCCCTTCTCTTTTATCTTGGACAAGGCCTCGCCGTCCTGCTCACCGTGCTGGTCGACTATGCGGGCACGGCATACGGGGCGCGGAGATATGGCGGCTCGCGCGCAGCGATCTGGGGGAGCGCAGCTGGCATCTCCGTGGCGCCTATATTCATGGGCGTGCCAGGGTTCATAATCGGCCCTTTCCTGGGGGCGTTCATCGCCGAGGCCCTGGCAGGGCGTCCTATTAACCCGGCTTTTCGAGCAGCCTTCGGGACCCTGATCGGCCTCGTCGGGTCCACCATCCTCAAACTCGGCATCGAAATAGGGATGATAGTCTGGTTCTACTGGACCGTCCTCAGGTGA
- a CDS encoding Nramp family divalent metal transporter: MALWETVADRAKWFQGSLQRLKRQVAIFLSIMGPGLLTATADNDAGGIATYAIVGAREGYSLLWMIILITVSLAIVQEMGARMGAVTGKGLSDLIREEFGVRWTFFAMLVLLVANVATCAAEFAGIAASMEIFGVPKYVSVPLIAVMLWGLVVKGSYKAVERFLLLFALTFAGYVASGFMARPDWSEVTRGMLVPTFKVEPGFMLLFIATIGTTITPWMQFFIQATVVDKGITISHYRYEKLDVLFGAFWTDFISFFIIVSTGATLFRAGIPIETAKDAALALAPLAGRYSTYLFSIGLFGASALAAAVLPLSTAYAVCEAFGWESGIDNEFREAPIFFSLFTALIAIGAVVVLLPGTSLMKVMLRSQEVNGILLPVILIFMLKLVNSRRIMGQHVNSPFFNLIAWITVVCLIGLTVAWFILSLFPALLSN, translated from the coding sequence ATGGCACTATGGGAGACAGTAGCGGATCGTGCAAAATGGTTTCAGGGTTCTCTTCAAAGGCTGAAGCGACAGGTCGCGATATTCCTCTCCATCATGGGTCCTGGCCTGCTTACCGCCACGGCGGACAACGATGCGGGTGGGATCGCAACCTATGCCATCGTAGGGGCGCGCGAGGGCTACAGCCTGCTCTGGATGATCATCCTCATAACCGTCAGCCTCGCCATAGTCCAGGAAATGGGCGCACGCATGGGGGCTGTCACGGGCAAGGGGCTATCAGACCTCATCCGCGAGGAATTTGGGGTCCGGTGGACCTTCTTCGCCATGCTCGTGCTGCTCGTGGCCAATGTAGCAACCTGCGCAGCCGAGTTCGCTGGCATAGCGGCGAGCATGGAGATATTCGGGGTGCCCAAATATGTCTCCGTGCCGCTCATCGCGGTCATGCTCTGGGGGCTCGTGGTAAAGGGGTCATATAAGGCGGTTGAGCGGTTCCTGCTTCTCTTCGCACTTACCTTCGCGGGCTATGTAGCATCAGGCTTCATGGCCCGGCCGGATTGGAGCGAAGTCACGCGAGGGATGCTGGTGCCGACGTTCAAGGTGGAGCCCGGGTTTATGCTCCTTTTCATAGCAACAATAGGCACGACCATAACGCCGTGGATGCAGTTCTTCATACAGGCAACCGTCGTGGATAAGGGAATAACGATCTCACATTATCGATACGAGAAGCTCGACGTGCTCTTCGGCGCGTTCTGGACCGACTTCATCTCCTTCTTCATAATTGTGTCGACAGGAGCTACACTCTTTCGAGCAGGGATCCCCATAGAAACGGCGAAGGATGCCGCGCTGGCGTTGGCGCCCCTGGCGGGGAGGTATAGCACTTACCTCTTTTCAATCGGTCTCTTCGGCGCATCTGCCCTGGCTGCGGCCGTGCTCCCTCTCTCCACGGCCTACGCCGTATGCGAGGCCTTCGGCTGGGAAAGCGGGATCGATAATGAATTTAGAGAGGCGCCCATCTTTTTCTCGCTCTTCACGGCGCTCATAGCCATCGGCGCCGTGGTGGTGCTTCTGCCCGGCACTTCGCTCATGAAGGTGATGTTGCGCTCGCAGGAGGTAAACGGGATACTCCTGCCGGTGATCCTCATCTTCATGTTGAAGCTTGTAAACAGCCGGAGGATCATGGGACAGCATGTAAATTCGCCGTTCTTCAACCTTATTGCTTGGATAACGGTCGTGTGCCTGATCGGGCTCACGGTGGCATGGTTCATCCTGAGCCTCTTCCCGGCTCTGTTAAGTAATTAA
- a CDS encoding magnesium transporter: protein MFPHGVFLSELLGRPVLDDQNQRIGRVGDIGVSLADSFPRASLLKIEIGGGKTALVEWNDILAFEHGSFKLRSPRVTLGPAEPREGEILLARDILDKQIVDTNGRKVVRVNDLKLADAGNEVRLIAADIGAPGLLRRLLGSKLAAALARLKGIRLEESLISWNSVELLETELAGAKLVVSHEKLFKLHPADMAEIIEDLHIKEQTAIFHALDSEKAAEMLQEVEPEVQTVILQNLAEEKAADILEEMDPDDAADLLGELHEEKAKDLLRRMDEEDAREVRELLDYDEDTAGGLMTTEFLAFRGSLTAEETINELRRLSPEAETIYYLYVVDESETLIGVLSLRDLIVAAPSTPISEIMITDVIKVGVDAPPEEIAEIINKYDFLAVPVVNAQGRLVGIVTVDDVFDLVLTPPRRRRLKRKS from the coding sequence ATGTTCCCGCACGGCGTCTTTCTAAGCGAACTCCTTGGCCGCCCTGTGCTAGACGACCAAAACCAGCGGATCGGGCGTGTCGGGGACATTGGCGTCTCTCTCGCAGATAGCTTTCCAAGGGCTTCTCTCCTGAAAATCGAGATCGGAGGGGGCAAGACGGCCCTTGTAGAATGGAATGACATACTGGCCTTCGAGCATGGCTCCTTTAAACTACGCTCCCCCCGGGTCACGCTCGGGCCGGCGGAGCCCCGCGAGGGTGAAATCCTCCTGGCCAGGGATATACTAGATAAGCAAATAGTGGATACTAATGGCCGCAAGGTGGTGCGGGTCAACGATCTCAAGCTAGCAGATGCGGGGAATGAGGTTCGCCTCATCGCCGCTGATATCGGCGCACCGGGGCTCCTGAGGCGGCTCCTGGGCTCCAAGCTTGCTGCTGCGCTGGCGCGCCTCAAAGGGATACGCCTGGAGGAAAGCCTTATAAGCTGGAATTCCGTGGAGCTACTGGAAACGGAATTAGCCGGCGCGAAACTCGTAGTTTCGCATGAAAAGCTCTTCAAGCTACACCCTGCCGACATGGCGGAGATAATCGAGGACCTCCATATCAAGGAACAAACGGCTATCTTCCACGCGCTCGATTCCGAAAAGGCAGCCGAGATGCTGCAGGAGGTGGAGCCGGAGGTTCAAACCGTCATCCTGCAGAACCTCGCGGAGGAGAAGGCCGCCGATATTCTGGAGGAAATGGATCCCGACGATGCTGCTGACCTGCTGGGCGAGCTGCATGAAGAGAAGGCAAAGGACCTCCTGAGGCGGATGGACGAGGAAGACGCGCGCGAGGTGCGCGAGCTTCTCGATTACGATGAGGATACCGCCGGCGGCCTTATGACCACCGAGTTCCTGGCGTTCAGGGGTTCTCTCACAGCTGAGGAAACTATAAACGAACTGAGGCGACTTTCACCTGAGGCTGAAACCATATACTATCTATATGTGGTCGATGAGAGTGAAACACTCATAGGCGTCCTCTCGCTCCGGGATCTCATAGTCGCCGCCCCGTCGACGCCGATCTCGGAGATCATGATAACTGATGTAATCAAGGTGGGCGTGGATGCCCCGCCAGAAGAAATCGCCGAGATCATCAATAAATACGACTTCCTGGCGGTGCCGGTAGTCAATGCTCAGGGCCGCCTGGTTGGCATAGTGACCGTGGATGATGTGTTTGACCTCGTATTGACGCCGCCACGCCGACGACGACTGAAAAGAAAATCGTAG
- a CDS encoding vitamin B12-dependent ribonucleotide reductase produces MTVLERRYLKKKDGKPAEGPEDMFRRVAGNIAQVESRVYGKTEGEAKKIEEAFFDMMVNLEFMPNSPTLMNAGRELQQLAACFVLPVEDSMEGIFDAVKYAALIQKSGGGVGFAFSRLRPKGDEVSSTGGVASGPVSFMKVFNAATNAVKQGGKRRGANMGILRVDHPDIFEFITSKRDDKELTNFNISVAATDAFMEAVKADEPFDLVNPRTGEVVKTVRARDIFDAIVDGAWKNGDPGIIFIDRINRDNPTPQLGVIESTNPCGEQPLLPYEACNLGSINLAHMVRQNEKGKPEIDDSHLEDTVRLAVRFLDDVIDASRYPLEQIEKMVHGNRKIGLGVMGFADMLIKLSVPYDSDEAVEKAREVMSFIQRAARDASADLARERGPFPNFKGSIYDVPGGPMLRNATITTIAPTGTISIIAGCSSGVEPLFAVCYVRNVLDNDKLIEVNPLFQDIARERGFYSDELMKRIAEVGSVRGIPEIPEDIQRLFATAHDISPEWHVRIQAAFQEFTDNAVSKTVNLRHDATRDDVRSALMLAYELGCKGITVFRDRSRESQVLRVEGESPQPADREKALQHEEGYVERVPRKRPQVTFGRTEKVRTGCGNVYVTVNEDEHGLCEVFTSIGKSGGCASAQSEAISRLISLALRAGVKPEWIIKHLRGIRCPSPSWQKGGQIISSCPDAIGIVLEHYIRSTRGQEGDAAAGGASPAAPSPDPDPDPEAESGPPDNWDGLTGACPECGGHMRHENGCSTCILCGYSKCS; encoded by the coding sequence ATGACCGTCCTCGAACGCCGCTACCTGAAGAAAAAGGATGGAAAGCCCGCAGAAGGCCCTGAGGACATGTTCCGGCGCGTCGCCGGCAACATCGCTCAGGTTGAATCCAGGGTTTACGGCAAGACCGAGGGAGAGGCAAAGAAGATAGAAGAGGCATTTTTCGATATGATGGTTAACTTGGAGTTTATGCCGAATTCCCCGACCCTCATGAATGCCGGCCGGGAGTTGCAGCAACTCGCCGCGTGCTTCGTCCTGCCCGTGGAAGACTCCATGGAGGGGATTTTTGATGCTGTAAAATATGCAGCGTTGATCCAGAAGTCGGGCGGGGGCGTTGGATTCGCGTTCTCTCGCCTGAGGCCGAAGGGGGACGAGGTCTCTTCCACCGGAGGGGTGGCGAGCGGCCCGGTTTCATTCATGAAGGTCTTCAACGCCGCGACAAACGCTGTGAAGCAGGGCGGAAAACGACGCGGGGCAAATATGGGGATCCTCAGAGTCGACCACCCGGACATCTTCGAGTTCATAACCTCCAAGCGCGACGATAAGGAATTGACCAACTTCAATATATCTGTCGCGGCGACCGACGCCTTTATGGAGGCTGTAAAGGCAGATGAGCCTTTCGACTTAGTAAACCCAAGGACCGGTGAAGTTGTAAAGACCGTGCGCGCCAGGGATATTTTCGATGCTATCGTGGATGGGGCCTGGAAAAATGGCGATCCAGGGATCATCTTTATCGACAGGATCAATAGAGATAATCCTACCCCCCAGCTTGGAGTCATAGAGAGCACGAATCCTTGCGGGGAACAGCCACTTTTGCCTTACGAGGCATGCAACCTTGGCTCAATCAACCTCGCCCATATGGTGAGGCAAAATGAAAAAGGGAAGCCGGAAATAGATGACTCCCATCTGGAAGATACCGTAAGACTTGCGGTCCGTTTCCTGGACGATGTCATAGATGCGAGCCGCTACCCCCTCGAGCAGATAGAAAAGATGGTCCACGGCAACCGCAAGATAGGCCTCGGGGTGATGGGGTTCGCGGATATGCTGATCAAGCTCAGTGTCCCCTACGATAGCGACGAGGCCGTGGAGAAGGCGCGCGAGGTCATGAGCTTCATCCAGCGCGCCGCGCGCGACGCATCAGCCGACCTGGCCCGGGAGCGCGGGCCATTTCCTAACTTCAAGGGCAGCATATATGACGTGCCCGGCGGGCCCATGCTCAGAAACGCCACGATAACCACGATCGCCCCCACTGGCACGATAAGCATCATAGCAGGCTGCTCTAGTGGAGTGGAGCCTTTGTTCGCCGTCTGCTATGTCCGGAACGTCCTGGATAACGACAAGCTTATAGAGGTGAATCCCCTCTTCCAGGACATAGCGAGGGAACGCGGTTTCTATAGCGATGAGTTGATGAAACGCATCGCTGAGGTTGGAAGCGTCCGGGGCATCCCTGAGATTCCAGAAGACATCCAGAGGCTGTTCGCAACGGCTCATGACATCTCGCCCGAATGGCACGTGAGGATACAGGCGGCATTTCAGGAGTTCACAGATAATGCGGTCTCAAAGACCGTCAACCTCAGGCACGACGCCACTCGGGATGATGTCCGCTCGGCGCTTATGCTCGCCTACGAGCTCGGGTGCAAGGGTATCACGGTCTTCCGTGACAGGAGCAGGGAGTCCCAGGTGCTGCGGGTCGAGGGCGAAAGCCCCCAACCCGCGGATCGGGAAAAAGCCCTGCAGCATGAGGAGGGATACGTCGAGAGGGTTCCTAGAAAGCGGCCTCAGGTAACCTTCGGCCGCACAGAGAAGGTCCGCACAGGGTGCGGAAATGTCTACGTAACCGTGAACGAAGACGAGCACGGCCTCTGTGAGGTCTTCACGTCGATAGGCAAATCCGGGGGCTGCGCCTCAGCCCAGTCGGAGGCCATAAGCAGGTTGATCTCCCTGGCCCTCAGAGCAGGGGTTAAGCCTGAGTGGATTATCAAGCATCTACGCGGGATCCGGTGCCCATCCCCGTCGTGGCAAAAAGGTGGGCAGATCATATCGTCGTGCCCTGATGCCATAGGTATCGTCCTCGAACACTACATCCGGTCAACCCGGGGTCAGGAGGGTGATGCGGCGGCAGGTGGCGCCAGCCCGGCGGCTCCCAGTCCTGATCCTGACCCCGACCCTGAAGCCGAGAGCGGGCCTCCTGACAACTGGGATGGTCTGACTGGAGCCTGTCCCGAGTGCGGCGGCCACATGAGGCACGAGAATGGATGTTCCACATGCATCCTCTGCGGGTATTCTAAATGTAGTTGA
- a CDS encoding methyltetrahydrofolate cobalamin methyltransferase, whose translation MLIVGERINTSRPKVGPAVEARDVSFIQDMASKQAQAGAHMIDVNAGTLVNEEPEALVWLVNTVQEAVDVPLCIDSPNPVAIEAALKACRKKAMVSSVTAEKERYEKITPLVKQYGASIVALCMDESGVPDSAKDRIAIAERLVADLTRDGIPLDDIYLDVMVRPVSVSARDGVETLETTRGIMQGIPGVHTICGLSNVSFGLPLRKLLNRAFLCILMGAGLDGAILDPLDKEIMAAVYASEALLGRDEFCMNYIMANRDGKLSV comes from the coding sequence ATGCTGATTGTCGGGGAACGCATAAACACGAGCAGGCCCAAGGTTGGACCTGCGGTTGAAGCGCGCGATGTGAGCTTTATTCAAGATATGGCGTCAAAGCAGGCTCAGGCGGGGGCCCACATGATCGACGTAAACGCAGGCACACTCGTGAATGAGGAGCCCGAGGCTCTTGTCTGGCTGGTGAACACCGTGCAGGAGGCTGTCGATGTCCCGCTTTGCATCGATAGCCCGAATCCCGTTGCCATCGAGGCTGCGCTCAAGGCATGCCGTAAGAAGGCGATGGTCAGCTCCGTGACCGCCGAAAAGGAACGTTACGAAAAAATAACGCCTCTCGTCAAGCAATATGGCGCATCGATTGTAGCCTTGTGTATGGACGAAAGCGGCGTCCCCGACAGCGCCAAGGATAGGATCGCCATCGCTGAGCGCCTGGTCGCAGATCTTACTCGGGATGGGATCCCGCTGGACGATATCTACCTGGACGTCATGGTGCGCCCCGTGAGCGTCTCGGCAAGGGATGGGGTCGAGACCCTCGAGACCACGAGAGGGATCATGCAGGGGATCCCGGGGGTCCACACCATCTGCGGGCTCAGCAACGTGTCATTTGGGCTACCCCTCCGAAAGCTCTTGAATAGGGCCTTCCTTTGCATTCTGATGGGTGCCGGGCTTGATGGCGCCATCCTTGATCCCCTCGACAAGGAGATCATGGCGGCGGTATATGCATCCGAGGCCCTGCTGGGTAGGGACGAGTTTTGCATGAATTATATCATGGCCAACAGGGATGGCAAACTTAGTGTATAG
- a CDS encoding DUF4445 domain-containing protein produces the protein MKAERDIAIDQVVRISISVSGEPGGEGLKEEGGPGGESEGSWGKSEALRDRRQMSVRGRGGKQISVEEGTTLLDAIVQSGMRIRASCGGKGTCGKCRVYASGELSPVTSREEAFLSPGELAAGLRLACQARALGDVDIRIPSETQITRAQILTAGVVGDGREEQGQGHGHALQVDPLVRKVYLELDLPSLDDTDADFERLERKVAATPRLRVPRVSAGLDVIRRMPFIIQEADYKVTAVLNSLEAEAPATATVMATILALEPGDTTDRCYGVAFDIGTTTVAGFLMDLVTGREVGVASRMNAQAAYGDDVISRIGFARDNPDGTDRLQEKIIGVLNSIIDDLTRDSGIEKDNIYLMTVVGNTCMHHLFLGVNPGQLGVSPYVPVIKSLLAVPARDLGISINPTAPVVVLPNIGGFVGADTVGVILATSLYRGDELRLAIDLGTNGEMALGSRERIVACSTAAGPAFEGSRISQGMPAMTGAIEWVEINDDVEVRVVGGPGTPARGICGSGLLDAVAGLLRLGIIEETGRMLRPLECEELTGRRLPPAIARRVREGRRGLEFVLIEDFADDLADDHKAGGAGGSVVLTQRDIREFQLAKGAIFAGTQILKGIMGVEDKDISEVLLAGAFGNYLRKESARAVGLIPQIPLERVRGVGNAAGTGAKMALLSKAQIMAAEALAGRVEYIELGSHPRFQEEFARAMFFPRPDDHAGA, from the coding sequence GTGAAGGCTGAGAGGGATATAGCGATAGATCAGGTTGTCAGGATAAGCATAAGCGTAAGCGGGGAACCCGGCGGAGAAGGGCTCAAGGAGGAGGGTGGTCCGGGAGGCGAAAGCGAAGGTAGCTGGGGTAAAAGCGAGGCGCTGCGAGACAGGCGGCAGATGAGCGTTCGAGGCCGGGGCGGGAAGCAAATATCTGTCGAGGAAGGGACGACCCTGCTTGACGCCATAGTCCAGTCGGGCATGCGGATCAGGGCGTCGTGCGGCGGCAAGGGGACCTGCGGCAAGTGCCGCGTCTACGCCTCGGGCGAGCTCAGCCCCGTCACCTCCCGCGAAGAGGCTTTTCTATCCCCCGGTGAGCTTGCAGCCGGCCTCCGGCTTGCGTGCCAGGCAAGGGCCCTCGGCGACGTGGATATCAGGATCCCCTCTGAGACTCAGATCACCAGGGCCCAGATTTTGACTGCGGGCGTGGTGGGGGATGGGCGTGAGGAGCAAGGGCAAGGGCATGGTCATGCGCTTCAGGTGGACCCGCTCGTGCGCAAGGTCTACCTCGAGCTCGACCTGCCTTCGCTCGATGATACTGATGCTGATTTCGAGCGCCTCGAGCGCAAGGTTGCGGCGACGCCACGGCTCCGGGTCCCGCGGGTCTCCGCTGGCCTGGATGTGATACGCCGTATGCCGTTCATAATCCAGGAGGCTGACTATAAGGTTACAGCGGTCTTGAATTCCCTCGAGGCGGAAGCGCCGGCAACGGCAACGGTAATGGCAACGATACTGGCCCTAGAGCCAGGCGACACCACAGACAGGTGCTATGGCGTGGCGTTTGATATCGGGACGACAACGGTTGCAGGGTTCCTGATGGACCTGGTCACCGGCCGGGAGGTCGGCGTGGCCTCCCGCATGAACGCGCAGGCGGCATATGGCGATGATGTAATCTCCAGGATCGGGTTCGCTAGGGATAACCCTGATGGCACCGACAGGCTGCAGGAGAAGATCATCGGGGTTCTCAATTCAATTATCGATGATTTGACCCGGGATTCTGGTATCGAGAAGGACAATATATACCTAATGACGGTTGTTGGGAATACCTGCATGCACCACCTCTTTCTCGGGGTGAACCCGGGCCAGCTCGGCGTCTCGCCTTACGTCCCGGTTATCAAGAGCCTGCTTGCCGTCCCTGCCCGCGACCTCGGCATCAGCATCAACCCTACGGCGCCCGTGGTTGTGTTGCCGAATATAGGGGGATTTGTCGGGGCTGATACTGTTGGGGTTATCCTCGCGACATCGCTCTACCGCGGCGACGAGCTCAGGCTTGCGATCGACCTGGGGACAAACGGCGAGATGGCGCTGGGGTCCAGGGAGCGGATTGTAGCCTGCTCGACCGCCGCCGGCCCGGCATTTGAGGGAAGCCGCATAAGCCAGGGAATGCCCGCCATGACAGGGGCCATTGAGTGGGTGGAGATCAACGATGATGTCGAGGTCCGTGTCGTGGGTGGCCCGGGGACCCCTGCCCGCGGCATCTGCGGGTCAGGCCTCCTGGACGCGGTCGCGGGGCTTCTCAGGCTGGGCATTATCGAGGAGACCGGGAGGATGTTGAGGCCTCTTGAATGCGAGGAGCTCACGGGGCGGCGCCTGCCGCCTGCGATAGCGAGGCGGGTCAGGGAAGGCCGGCGCGGGCTTGAGTTTGTCCTTATAGAGGATTTTGCAGATGATCTTGCGGATGATCACAAGGCTGGCGGGGCTGGCGGGTCTGTTGTCCTGACCCAGCGAGATATCCGCGAGTTCCAGCTGGCCAAGGGGGCGATATTTGCCGGGACGCAGATTCTAAAGGGAATAATGGGCGTGGAGGACAAGGATATATCAGAGGTGCTTCTGGCGGGGGCATTTGGAAACTACCTGAGAAAGGAAAGCGCCCGGGCGGTGGGGTTGATTCCCCAAATCCCCCTGGAGCGGGTGAGGGGGGTAGGGAACGCGGCCGGCACGGGCGCGAAGATGGCGCTCCTCTCGAAGGCGCAGATCATGGCCGCTGAGGCGCTTGCCGGCCGCGTGGAATACATCGAGCTGGGGAGTCACCCGCGGTTCCAGGAGGAATTCGCTAGAGCGATGTTTTTTCCGCGACCTGACGACCATGCCGGCGCGTGA
- a CDS encoding ECF transporter S component, with protein MMNRTKKIAMLGIFAAISIALALLIRFPIFPAVADLIYEPADVPILVIGFALGPAAGLAVTCIVAILMALLTGLGGPFGALMHFLATGALVGTASVIYGKHHTKSGAVLALAAGTLAMTLVMIPANLILTPIFYGMYGWSTAKVMSVIWWIIAFNLVKAGINSTITFLLYKRVVGFVRGAALTRRHGRQVAEKTSL; from the coding sequence ATGATGAACAGGACAAAGAAAATCGCAATGCTGGGCATCTTCGCAGCTATTTCCATCGCGCTCGCGCTTCTTATCCGGTTTCCCATTTTCCCGGCGGTCGCAGATCTGATCTACGAGCCTGCCGACGTCCCCATACTTGTCATTGGCTTCGCTCTAGGGCCGGCAGCCGGGCTGGCCGTCACCTGCATAGTGGCTATACTTATGGCCCTGCTTACAGGCCTCGGTGGGCCATTCGGCGCCCTGATGCACTTCCTGGCCACAGGCGCCCTGGTTGGCACGGCAAGCGTAATCTATGGAAAGCACCATACAAAATCAGGTGCGGTCCTGGCCCTCGCCGCCGGCACGCTGGCGATGACACTCGTGATGATACCGGCAAACCTCATCCTGACGCCGATATTCTACGGGATGTATGGATGGTCCACGGCGAAGGTAATGAGCGTAATCTGGTGGATCATCGCGTTCAACCTCGTCAAGGCGGGTATAAACTCAACTATAACCTTCCTTCTCTATAAGCGCGTGGTTGGCTTCGTGAGGGGGGCAGCCCTCACGCGCCGGCATGGTCGTCAGGTCGCGGAAAAAACATCGCTCTAG
- a CDS encoding sugar-binding transcriptional regulator, whose protein sequence is MQSINEERRELELVVRAARLYYEDRLTQMQVAKQLHLSRPKVSRLLKRARDDGFIQIRISDPFEDQSELERALKDRFGLLEALVIPSGADSPDEISRDIGRASTEFVMKFIRDKDTIGVGWGTTIYNFLQSLQNVSPPERNATFVPLIGGLGEAEDYFQVNDFARRLHAKLGGIWHSLHAPALVGSSEIKGALLSDANIKAATSLWERLNVALVGIGAFGYQENVHPPMLHTRYFSREDIEAIKDERAVGDICSRFFDINGRPCKLNINDRIIGIELEQLRRADVSIAMAGGLHKVNAILGALRGGFVNMLITDKATALRLLQFAAARDDYPAE, encoded by the coding sequence GTGCAGTCGATAAATGAAGAAAGAAGAGAATTAGAGCTGGTTGTTCGCGCTGCGAGATTATATTATGAAGATCGCCTCACACAGATGCAGGTCGCGAAGCAACTTCATTTGTCCCGGCCCAAGGTGAGCAGGCTCCTTAAACGGGCGCGCGACGACGGTTTTATACAGATTAGGATATCGGATCCGTTTGAGGATCAGAGCGAGCTTGAAAGGGCCCTCAAGGATCGCTTCGGTTTGCTCGAGGCTTTGGTGATCCCAAGCGGGGCCGATTCTCCCGATGAGATCAGCAGGGATATCGGCAGGGCCTCCACGGAGTTTGTCATGAAATTCATTCGGGATAAAGATACCATTGGGGTAGGCTGGGGAACGACGATATATAATTTCCTTCAATCTCTTCAAAATGTCAGCCCGCCTGAGAGGAATGCGACGTTCGTTCCCTTGATAGGCGGGCTCGGAGAGGCTGAGGATTACTTTCAGGTCAATGACTTTGCTCGCCGGCTTCATGCTAAGCTGGGCGGTATATGGCATTCGCTTCATGCCCCCGCTCTGGTCGGATCCAGTGAAATCAAAGGCGCGTTGTTATCCGATGCGAATATTAAGGCTGCGACCTCACTATGGGAACGGCTCAATGTCGCCCTCGTGGGTATAGGAGCTTTTGGATATCAGGAGAACGTTCATCCTCCCATGCTGCATACCCGCTATTTCAGCAGGGAGGATATAGAGGCGATAAAAGATGAACGGGCTGTAGGTGATATCTGCTCGAGATTTTTTGATATTAATGGAAGGCCTTGCAAATTGAACATAAACGACCGGATAATAGGGATCGAACTGGAACAATTGCGTCGGGCGGACGTATCTATCGCAATGGCTGGAGGCTTGCATAAGGTTAACGCGATCCTTGGAGCGCTTAGAGGGGGATTCGTTAACATGCTCATAACCGATAAGGCTACAGCCTTGAGGTTGCTTCAATTTGCAGCTGCCAGAGACGATTACCCTGCAGAGTGA